One Megasphaera elsdenii DSM 20460 genomic window carries:
- a CDS encoding sulfate ABC transporter permease gives MKHSKLEIALLTISVVFVVVMLIVPLVSVLVNSLAEGWEFYIQALTTPYVLSALRLTLLATVVAVIVNTIFGLGAAWAISKFDFRGKHFLTTLIDIPFSISPVIAGLAFIMTFGRMGWIGQWIEVLNDYWGTDIQIVFAIPGVILATIFVTFPFVFREIIPVLSTNGRDEEEAAALMGASGWTIFFRITLPQIKWALLYGIVLCTARALGEFGAVSALSKLRGETFTLPLEIDALYQSGSADAITAAFAVSSLLVLLAIIVLLLRTFLEAKADKSS, from the coding sequence ATGAAACACAGCAAGCTGGAAATCGCCTTGCTCACAATCAGCGTCGTCTTCGTCGTGGTCATGCTCATCGTCCCCCTGGTGTCGGTCCTGGTCAATTCGCTGGCCGAAGGTTGGGAGTTCTACATCCAGGCCCTGACGACGCCGTACGTCCTGTCGGCCCTGCGCCTGACCTTGCTGGCTACGGTCGTCGCCGTCATCGTCAATACAATCTTTGGCCTCGGCGCGGCCTGGGCTATTTCCAAATTCGACTTCCGGGGCAAGCACTTCTTGACGACACTCATCGATATCCCTTTTTCCATTTCGCCGGTCATCGCCGGCCTGGCCTTCATCATGACTTTCGGCCGCATGGGCTGGATCGGCCAGTGGATCGAAGTCCTCAACGACTATTGGGGGACGGATATCCAGATTGTCTTCGCCATTCCCGGCGTCATCTTGGCGACGATTTTCGTCACCTTTCCCTTCGTCTTCCGGGAAATCATCCCCGTCCTCAGCACCAATGGGCGCGACGAAGAGGAAGCGGCAGCCCTCATGGGCGCCAGCGGCTGGACGATTTTCTTCCGCATCACCCTGCCGCAGATCAAATGGGCCCTGCTCTACGGCATCGTCCTCTGTACAGCCCGGGCCCTCGGCGAATTTGGGGCCGTCAGCGCCTTGTCCAAACTGCGCGGCGAGACCTTTACGCTGCCCCTGGAAATCGACGCCCTCTATCAGTCAGGGTCAGCCGATGCCATTACGGCGGCCTTCGCCGTATCATCTCTGTTAGTACTCTTAGCCATTATCGTCCTGCTCCTTCGGACCTTCCTCGAAGCCAAGGCCGATAAGTCATCGTAA
- the cysK gene encoding cysteine synthase A: protein MEHVAKYLTELIGNTPLLELTHWQARHGLKARVLAKLEYMNPLGSVKDRVAAAMIEEGIRQGKIDQDTVIIEPTSGNTGIGLALVAAVKGLHLILTMPDTMSLERRKIVSALGAEIVLTPGIEGMRGSIGKAEELRDSYGNAFIPQQFDNPANPAIHRQTTAEEIWRDTDGKVDIFISSVGTGGTITGTAQGLKGHKPDVQIVAVEPKDSAVLHGGRPGPHAIQGIGAGFIPKVLDMSLVDDVIDVSNEDAYGRAREVAKTDGLLVGISSGASLQAALELASRPENEGKTIVVLLPDGGERYLSTALFEG, encoded by the coding sequence ATGGAGCATGTGGCAAAGTATTTGACTGAACTAATCGGCAACACGCCGCTTTTGGAACTGACTCATTGGCAGGCCCGGCACGGCCTCAAGGCCCGGGTCCTGGCCAAGCTGGAGTACATGAATCCCTTGGGCAGCGTCAAGGACCGCGTCGCAGCGGCGATGATTGAAGAGGGGATTCGTCAGGGGAAAATCGATCAGGATACGGTCATCATCGAACCGACCAGCGGCAATACGGGCATCGGCCTGGCCTTGGTCGCCGCCGTGAAGGGGCTGCACCTGATCTTGACTATGCCTGACACGATGAGCCTGGAACGGCGCAAGATCGTGTCGGCCCTGGGGGCAGAAATCGTGCTGACACCGGGCATCGAGGGGATGCGCGGCAGCATCGGCAAAGCCGAAGAATTGAGGGATTCTTACGGCAATGCCTTCATTCCCCAGCAGTTCGACAATCCGGCCAATCCGGCCATCCATCGGCAGACGACGGCTGAAGAAATCTGGCGCGATACGGACGGAAAGGTAGACATCTTCATTTCTTCCGTCGGCACGGGCGGCACCATCACCGGTACAGCCCAGGGCCTGAAAGGCCATAAGCCGGACGTCCAGATCGTCGCTGTCGAACCGAAAGATTCGGCTGTCCTGCACGGCGGCCGGCCGGGACCGCACGCCATTCAGGGGATTGGCGCCGGGTTCATCCCGAAAGTATTGGATATGTCTCTCGTAGATGATGTGATCGACGTATCCAATGAAGATGCTTACGGCCGGGCCAGGGAAGTGGCCAAGACGGACGGCCTCCTGGTCGGTATTTCTTCCGGCGCGTCGCTGCAGGCGGCACTGGAACTGGCCAGCCGGCCGGAAAATGAAGGCAAGACCATCGTCGTCCTCCTGCCGGACGGCGGCGAACGCTACTTATCGACGGCTTTATTCGAGGGGTAA
- the cysT gene encoding sulfate ABC transporter permease subunit CysT: MKHFFARSGGRNQIIPGFGLTMGMSITMLSLLILIPLASVLAHSLQLTANDYAKLITNSGIRNAFITSISCSVLAALVNCVFGFILAWVLVRYEFTGKRLLNGVIELPFALPTAVAGITLSKLYSDTGFFGSFFASYGIQIAYTKIGLTIAMVFVGIPFVVRSIQPVLEKLDPTYEEAGSMLGASPFTIFRRIIFPELRPALLTGFGLAFARGLGEYGSVIYISGNSAKHHTQVVSYVIMQKLNYVDYASATAIALAMLVIAFVTLFSINMIQVHQARRVQ; encoded by the coding sequence ATGAAACACTTTTTTGCCCGTTCTGGCGGGCGCAATCAGATTATTCCCGGCTTCGGCCTGACCATGGGCATGAGCATCACTATGCTGTCCCTGCTCATCCTCATCCCGCTGGCGTCAGTCCTGGCCCATTCACTGCAACTGACGGCCAATGACTATGCCAAGCTCATCACCAACAGCGGTATCCGCAACGCCTTCATCACCAGCATTTCCTGTTCCGTCCTGGCGGCGCTGGTGAACTGCGTCTTCGGCTTTATCCTGGCCTGGGTCCTGGTACGCTATGAGTTCACGGGCAAGCGCCTCCTGAACGGCGTCATCGAACTGCCCTTCGCCTTGCCGACGGCCGTCGCCGGCATCACCTTGTCCAAACTCTATTCCGATACGGGCTTCTTCGGCAGTTTCTTTGCCAGCTACGGCATACAGATTGCCTATACCAAGATCGGCCTGACCATCGCCATGGTCTTCGTCGGGATTCCCTTCGTCGTCCGGTCCATCCAGCCGGTCCTGGAAAAGCTCGACCCGACGTATGAAGAAGCGGGCAGCATGCTCGGCGCATCGCCGTTCACCATTTTCCGGCGCATCATTTTCCCGGAACTGCGGCCGGCTTTGCTGACAGGCTTTGGCCTAGCCTTTGCCCGGGGTCTCGGCGAATATGGCAGCGTCATCTATATTTCCGGCAACAGTGCCAAGCATCACACCCAGGTCGTTTCCTACGTCATCATGCAGAAGCTCAATTACGTCGATTACGCCAGCGCTACGGCCATTGCCTTGGCCATGCTGGTCATCGCCTTTGTCACCTTGTTTTCTATCAATATGATCCAGGTCCATCAGGCCCGGCGCGTCCAGTAG
- a CDS encoding response regulator transcription factor, with protein sequence MIRLIIVDDQKILLEGLKKIFEGQRHIEVVSTLSFSELVEPACNRFRPDAILLDICMEGKNSGIALTRCLKKKYPGQKVIIMTGFQDVSFIEMARDAGADSFIYKESAARDFIDCLERTLAGEHLFPDVREKVTFGACHISLTDRELDILRLVCQNLSYQEIADELQISKRTVSFHISNMLSKTGHKSLIGLAVEAADKGYAPSRQK encoded by the coding sequence ATGATCCGACTGATCATCGTAGACGACCAAAAAATCTTGCTTGAAGGATTGAAGAAAATATTTGAAGGCCAGCGGCATATTGAAGTCGTCAGTACCCTGTCTTTTTCGGAACTCGTCGAACCGGCTTGCAACCGGTTCCGGCCCGACGCCATCCTCCTGGATATCTGCATGGAAGGGAAGAACAGCGGCATCGCCCTGACGCGGTGCCTGAAAAAGAAATACCCCGGCCAGAAGGTTATCATCATGACCGGGTTCCAGGATGTAAGCTTTATTGAAATGGCCCGCGACGCTGGGGCAGACAGCTTCATCTACAAAGAGAGTGCCGCCCGTGATTTCATCGACTGCCTGGAGCGGACTTTGGCCGGGGAGCACCTGTTCCCGGATGTACGGGAAAAAGTGACCTTTGGGGCCTGCCATATCAGCCTGACGGACCGGGAGCTGGATATCCTGCGTCTGGTCTGTCAGAACCTGTCGTATCAGGAAATCGCTGATGAACTGCAGATCAGCAAGCGGACGGTCAGCTTCCACATCAGCAATATGCTCAGCAAGACGGGCCACAAAAGCCTGATCGGCCTGGCAGTTGAAGCCGCCGATAAGGGCTATGCCCCGTCCCGTCAGAAGTAA
- a CDS encoding carbon starvation CstA family protein — translation MNGVVLVTCAIVILAVAYRFYGKWLAKTWGIDPNALTPAHRLEDGQDYTPSSKFTVFANQFSSITGAGPVTGPIIAAAYGWLPAFLWLMIGGVFFGAVQDFAALYASMKNDGKSMGVLIEKYIGTTGRRLFLLFCWVFSLLVIAAFGDIVATTFNGFAKDGSMVLPNAAAASISMLFIFVAIAFGLFIKKFNPSEKVRFVIAIVLLIAMLYVGIDLPIYLDRMTWLYIIFAYIFFASIMPMWLLKQPRDYISAFLLLMMIAGGVIGIFIAQPTLNMPAFTSFSVGGKDLFPILFITIACGAVSGFHSLVSSGTSSKTLDKEQDAVFVGYGSMCVESVLGVVSLVIACAAASNGHVASGTPFQIFSGAVAGFFTMFGLSQTAAACIMTMCVSALALTTLDAVGRIGRMSFQELFSVDEGQEMTTIQKICVNKYFATVITLFFGFLLCLGGYMNIWPLFGSANQLLSAMVLICLTVFLKTTGRKSFMLYVPMVVMFCVTMTALVESAYALIIKIASGNWSLLIEGLQFVLAIALMVLAVSIVYHCGKELIHADDKTAHQDAQPTATH, via the coding sequence ATGAATGGTGTTGTTTTAGTCACCTGTGCTATCGTCATCTTGGCGGTAGCCTATCGGTTCTACGGCAAGTGGCTGGCCAAGACGTGGGGCATCGATCCCAACGCCCTGACGCCGGCTCATCGCCTGGAAGACGGTCAGGATTATACGCCGTCTTCGAAATTCACGGTTTTTGCCAATCAGTTCTCGTCCATTACCGGTGCCGGCCCTGTCACGGGTCCGATCATCGCCGCTGCGTACGGCTGGCTGCCGGCCTTCTTATGGCTTATGATCGGCGGCGTCTTCTTCGGCGCTGTCCAGGACTTTGCCGCTCTCTATGCGTCCATGAAGAATGACGGCAAATCTATGGGCGTCCTCATCGAAAAGTATATCGGCACGACGGGCCGCCGCCTGTTCCTGCTCTTCTGCTGGGTCTTCAGCCTGCTGGTCATCGCCGCTTTCGGCGATATCGTCGCTACGACGTTCAACGGCTTCGCCAAGGATGGTTCCATGGTCCTGCCCAATGCCGCTGCCGCTTCCATTTCCATGTTGTTCATCTTCGTCGCCATCGCTTTTGGCCTGTTCATCAAGAAGTTCAACCCCAGCGAAAAAGTCCGCTTCGTCATTGCTATCGTCCTCTTGATCGCCATGCTCTACGTCGGCATCGACCTGCCGATTTATCTGGACCGCATGACCTGGCTGTACATCATCTTCGCTTACATCTTCTTTGCGTCCATCATGCCCATGTGGCTCTTGAAACAGCCGCGTGACTATATCAGCGCCTTCCTGCTGCTCATGATGATCGCCGGCGGTGTCATCGGCATCTTCATCGCTCAGCCGACGCTGAACATGCCGGCCTTCACGTCCTTCTCTGTCGGCGGCAAGGATTTGTTCCCGATCCTGTTCATCACCATCGCCTGCGGGGCTGTTTCCGGGTTCCACAGCCTCGTTTCGTCCGGTACGTCGTCGAAGACGCTGGATAAGGAACAGGATGCCGTCTTCGTCGGCTATGGTTCCATGTGCGTCGAATCGGTCTTAGGCGTCGTATCCCTGGTCATCGCCTGCGCCGCCGCTTCCAACGGCCACGTCGCTTCGGGTACGCCCTTCCAGATTTTCTCCGGCGCTGTCGCCGGCTTCTTCACCATGTTCGGCCTGTCCCAGACCGCCGCTGCCTGCATCATGACCATGTGCGTTTCCGCCCTGGCCCTGACGACCCTCGATGCCGTCGGCCGTATCGGCCGTATGTCCTTCCAGGAACTCTTCAGCGTCGATGAAGGACAGGAAATGACGACAATCCAGAAAATCTGCGTCAACAAATATTTCGCCACGGTCATCACGCTCTTCTTCGGCTTCCTGCTCTGCCTCGGCGGCTACATGAACATCTGGCCGCTCTTCGGCTCGGCCAACCAGCTGCTCTCGGCCATGGTCCTCATCTGCCTGACGGTCTTCCTCAAGACGACAGGCCGCAAGAGCTTCATGCTCTACGTCCCGATGGTCGTCATGTTCTGCGTCACCATGACGGCTCTCGTCGAATCGGCTTACGCCCTGATCATTAAGATCGCTTCGGGCAACTGGTCGCTCCTCATCGAAGGCCTGCAGTTCGTCCTGGCCATTGCTCTCATGGTCCTGGCTGTCTCCATCGTCTACCACTGCGGCAAAGAACTCATCCACGCCGACGATAAGACGGCACACCAAGACGCCCAGCCGACGGCTACGCATTGA
- a CDS encoding sulfate ABC transporter substrate-binding protein encodes MKKKHIIAILAFTAVLAAAGALAGCGRSDTADGGGTMTLTNVSYDPTRELYKEYNELFQKHYRETTGKDIRIIQSHGGSGSQARSVIEGSRADVVTLALAHDISLIERAGLIHEGWQSDFANDSAPYTSTIVFLVRKGNPKGIRDWDDLVKPGVSVITPDPKSSGGACWNFLAAWSWGLDHFGGNEIKTRAFMTDLYRNVTVMDSGARGSTTTFVENGQGDVLIAWENEALYSMREYPDKFELVVPSISIMAQPSVAVVDRLARRKGHEEAARQYLQYLYSDEAQELAAKNGFRPSNPDILQRYADRFDLHVKLTKISDFGGWEAAYVKFFNDDALFDKIMADVNGNE; translated from the coding sequence ATGAAGAAAAAACATATCATAGCTATACTGGCTTTCACAGCGGTATTAGCCGCCGCGGGGGCATTGGCTGGCTGCGGGCGCAGCGATACAGCCGATGGCGGCGGCACGATGACCCTGACCAATGTCTCGTATGATCCGACCCGTGAGTTATATAAAGAATATAATGAATTGTTCCAGAAACACTATCGGGAGACCACCGGCAAGGACATCCGCATCATCCAGTCCCACGGCGGATCGGGCAGTCAGGCCCGGTCGGTCATCGAAGGGAGCCGGGCTGATGTCGTGACCCTGGCCCTGGCCCACGATATATCGCTCATCGAAAGAGCCGGTCTCATCCATGAAGGCTGGCAAAGCGATTTCGCCAACGATTCGGCGCCGTACACGTCGACCATCGTCTTCCTGGTCCGCAAGGGGAACCCGAAAGGGATACGCGACTGGGATGACCTGGTAAAGCCCGGGGTCAGCGTCATTACGCCGGACCCGAAGAGCAGCGGCGGTGCCTGCTGGAACTTCCTGGCCGCCTGGAGCTGGGGCCTTGACCATTTCGGGGGGAATGAGATCAAGACCCGTGCCTTCATGACCGACTTGTACCGCAACGTCACGGTCATGGATTCCGGCGCCCGCGGCTCGACGACGACCTTTGTCGAAAACGGACAAGGCGACGTCCTTATCGCCTGGGAAAACGAAGCGCTTTATTCGATGCGCGAATATCCCGACAAGTTCGAACTCGTCGTGCCCAGCATCAGCATCATGGCCCAGCCCAGCGTGGCTGTCGTCGACCGCCTGGCCCGGCGCAAGGGCCACGAAGAAGCGGCCCGCCAATACTTGCAGTACCTTTATTCCGATGAGGCCCAGGAATTGGCGGCTAAGAACGGGTTCCGGCCGTCCAATCCGGACATCCTTCAGCGCTATGCCGACCGCTTCGACTTGCATGTCAAATTGACCAAGATCAGCGATTTCGGCGGCTGGGAGGCTGCGTATGTCAAATTTTTCAACGACGATGCCTTGTTCGACAAGATCATGGCCGATGTCAACGGCAACGAATAG